The following coding sequences are from one Eucalyptus grandis isolate ANBG69807.140 chromosome 11, ASM1654582v1, whole genome shotgun sequence window:
- the LOC104425451 gene encoding LOW QUALITY PROTEIN: probable leucine-rich repeat receptor-like serine/threonine-protein kinase At3g14840 (The sequence of the model RefSeq protein was modified relative to this genomic sequence to represent the inferred CDS: inserted 2 bases in 2 codons) has protein sequence MMTILFSARYLFSMLVLLSITNLATAATLLPQDEVDALKEIAKMLGKSDWNFDADPCGVESGWGDNEVSGTTTNAVTCKNSTDAHNNNISHVISIRLWEQSLAGTLPPQLFRLPFLENFDVSRNYLNGTIPKEWGFTKLKYIFVLGNRLTGPIPKELGNISTLLGLSVESNWLSGPLPPELGNLSELNYMFLVSNNFTGELPQTFVNFRKLYDLRLCDNQFTGKIPDFIQNLTNLTTLVIQGSGLQGPIPSGIALLERLIDLRISDLDGPESHVPQLNSTDIQTLILRSCNLMGELPGYLANMTNLKILDLSFNKLSGKIPKSYSSLEKVEYMYLTGNQLTGAVPDWILVKGKIDLSYNNFTAGGSECHEGSVNLFASSEVENATSYSATSGLVSCLQSQRCAKSRYNLFINCGGSKAEVRGTTYEDDSQEATPSSFFRSDYWAYSSTGYFTDDDSTAVSYEVKNTSTLSMNNAQLYMEARRSAISLTYYGFCLMDGPYNVTLHFAEIMFTGNKSYKSLGRRAFNIYIQGKLVWKDFNIEIEAGGVGKEVMRNFAAIVTKGTLEIRFYWAGKGTTAIPDGGVYGPLISAISVYPGFDPLASRSAGTVAGILAALVFVVFLILVILWWRGRLGLVILWWRGCLGRKDKMAQDLKGLALQIGLFTLRQIKAATNNFDTANKIGEGGFGSVYKGFLSDGTXIAVKQLSSKSQQGNNEFLTEIGMISALQHPHLVKLYGCCIEGNQLLLVYEYMENNSLARALFGPEEFQLKLDWWTRHKICVGIAXGLAYLHEESRLKIVHRDIKATNVLLDKDLNPKISDFGLAKLDEEDKTHISTKIAGTYGYMAPEYAMHGYLTNKADIYSFGIVSLEVVSGRSNTSSQKTEECFILLDWAHFLKERGNLIELVDPRLGSHFDKEEVLALIKVALMCTNVTPALRPPMSSVVSMLEGKVAVPVLDSAGAIMTEEKIEAMRKHFRGDEHQAVGENITKSMSIEGPQTGAASSASGNDLYPVFLDTDY, from the exons ATGATGACGATTCTCTTCTCGGCTCGATATCTCTTCTCTATGCTCGTCCTTCTCAGCATCACTAACTTAGCTACTGCTGCCACTCTTCTGCCCCAAGATGAAG tGGATGCGTTGAAAGAAATAGCAAAGATGTTAGGGAAATCGGATTGGAATTTCGACGCAGATCCATGCGGTGTAGAGAGTGGATGGGGTGACAATGAAGTAAGTGGTACAACTACCAACGCTGTCACCTGCAAGAATTCCACCGACGCCCACAACAACAACATTTCCCACGTCATCAGCAT ACGACTTTGGGAGCAATCTCTTGCCGGCACCCTTCCGCCTCAATTGTTCAGATTGCCTTTCCTCGAGAACTT TGATGTCTCCCGCAACTACCTGAACGGCACAATTCCTAAAGAATGGGGCTTTACGAAGTTGAAATACAt TTTTGTACTCGGAAACCGATTGACTGGTCCAATCCCGAAGGAGTTGGGGAACATATCCACACTTTTGGGATT AAGCGTCGAAAGCAATTGGCTTTCTGGACCTCTTCCTCCAGAGCTCGGGAACTTGTCCGAGTTAAATTATAT gTTCCTTGTGTCAAATAATTTCACTGGGGAGCTGCCTCAAACATTTGTTAACTTCAGGAAATTATATGACCT GCGACTTTGTGATAATCAGTTCACGGGAAAGATACCCGATTTTATTCAGAACTTGACAAATCTCACAACACT GGTTATTCAAGGAAGTGGATTGCAAGGACCGATTCCCTCTGGGATCGCACTTTTGGAGCGATTGATCGACTT GAGAATAAGTGACCTCGATGGACCCGAGTCTCATGTTCCACAACTTAACAGTACAGATATTCAAACACT GATTCTGAGGAGCTGCAATCTCATGGGAGAGCTACCTGGTTATCTAGCAAATATgacaaatctaaaaatatt AGACCTCAGCTTCAACAAACTGAGTGGCAAAATCCCTAAATCCTACAGCAGCCTGGAAAAAGTAGAATATAT GTATCTAACTGGAAACCAGTTGACTGGAGCAGTCCCTGATTGGATCCTGGTGAAAGGAAAAAT TGATTTATCATACAACAACTTCACTGCTGGAGGCTCAGAATGTCATGAAGGATCTGT CAACTTGTTCGCAAGCTCCGAGGTTGAGAATGC AACCTCATATTCTGCCACAAGTGGACTTGTCTCGTGTTTGCAGAGTCAACGTTGTGCAAAAA GTCGGTATAACCTCTTCATAAATTGCGGTGGGAGCAAAGCAGAAGTAAGGGGCACCACATACGAAGATGACTCACAGGAGGCTACACCTTCAAGTTTCTTCAGGAGTGATTACTGGGCCTACAGTAGCACTGGTTACTTCACCGATGACGATAGCACTGCAGTTAGCTATGAAGTTAAAAACACATCCACACTGTCCATGAATAATGCCCAACTTTACATGGAAGCACGACGTTCTGCCATCTCTCTAACTTATTACGGTTTTTGTCTGATGGATGGGCCCTACAATGTAACCCTTCATTTTGCGGAGATAATGTTCACAGGCAACAAAAGTTATAAAAGCCTTGGAAGGAGagcttttaatatttatataca AGGGAAATTGGTGTGGAAAGATTTCAACATTGAGATTGAAGCAGGTGGAGTTGGAAAGGAGGTCATGAGAAATTTTGCTGCCATCGTGACCAAGGGCACTCTGGAGATACGCTTCTATTGGGCTGGGAAAGGAACCACTGCTATACCTGATGGAGGAGTCTATGGTCCTCTTATATCTGCTATCTCCGTCTACCCTG GCTTTGATCCCCTGGCCAGCAGATCTGCTGGCACAGTGGCTGGGATTCTGGCTGCTTTAGTTTTTGTAGTTTTCCTTATCCTGGTTATCCTTTGGTGGAGAGGACGCCTTGGACTGGTTATCCTTTGGTGGAGAGGATGCCTTGGACGTAAAGATAAAATGGCACAAG ATTTGAAGGGTCTAGCATTGCAAATTGGTTTATTTACCTTGCGACAGATTAAAGCTGCCACAAACAATTTTGACACTGCCAATAAGATAGGAGAAGGTGGTTTTGGTTCTGTATACAAG GGTTTTCTGTCAGATGGCA CTATAGCAGTGAAGCAGCTTTCATCCAAATCACAACAAGGAAATAATGAGTTCCTGACTGAGATTGGGATGATTTCTGCTCTTCAGCATCCACATCTTGTGAAACTCTATGGATGCTGCATTGAAGGAAATCAACTTTTGCTGGTTTATGAGTACATGGAAAATAACAGTCTTGCTCGCgctttatttg GTCCTGAAGAATTTCAGTTAAAGTTGGATTGGTGGACAAGACACAAGATATGCGTGGGTATTG AGGGATTGGCATATCTTCATGAAGAGTCAAGGCTGAAGATTGTGCATAGAGACATTAAGGCTACTAATGTTTTACTGGATAAGGATCTCAACCCTaaaatatcagattttggttTAGCAAAGCTTGATGAGGAGGACAAAACACATATTAGCACCAAGATTGCTGGAACTTA TGGATATATGGCACCAGAGTACGCAATGCATGGTTACCTCACTAACAAAGCCGACATCTATAGTTTTGGCATTGTTAGCTTAGAAGTTGTTAGTGGCCGGAGCAACACTAGCTCCCAAAAAACTGAGGAATGCTTTATTCTACTCGATTGG GCACACTTTctgaaggagagaggaaatttGATAGAACTAGTTGATCCGAGGCTTGGTTCTCACTTTGACAAAGAGGAAGTGCTGGCATTGATAAAGGTGGCTTTGATGTGTACTAATGTGACTCCAGCACTAAGGCCGCCAATGTCATCTGTGGTTAGCATGCTTGAAGGCAAGGTTGCTGTTCCAGTGCTGGACTCTGCAGGCGCTATCATGACTGAGGAGAAAATTGAGGCCATGAGGAAGCATTTTAGAGGTGACGAACATCAGGCAGTTGGTGAGAATATCACCAAGAGTATGTCTATTGAAGGGCCACAGACTGGAGCCGCTTCGTCTGCGTCTGGTAATGATCTCTATCCAGTATTTCTGGATACTGATTACTAG